A DNA window from Helianthus annuus cultivar XRQ/B chromosome 15, HanXRQr2.0-SUNRISE, whole genome shotgun sequence contains the following coding sequences:
- the LOC110913526 gene encoding G-type lectin S-receptor-like serine/threonine-protein kinase At4g27290 — MKLGKNFITGRETFLTSWKSEDDPSPGEYTLRFLMVKGKYQQFYIRRSSAIETRIGPYNGISFSGRPLITPDAINPVYVSYIVVNQNEMYFTALSSNDTTTVSSRMVVTPSGKLEIFLKKFANQDWIKSITLPVDYCDKYRVCGLYGSCNAATTPYCGCLKGFERKTSDDTSVCRQSIALDCGPGEGFEKLSSMKFGGN; from the coding sequence ATGAAATTAGGCAAGAACTTCATAACTGGAAGAGAAACATTTCTGACATCGTGGAAGAGTGAAGATGATCCTTCCCCAGGAGAGTATACATTAAGGTTTTTAATGGTTAAGGGTAAATATCAACAATTCTATATTAGGAGAAGCTCTGCTATTGAAACAAGGATCGGGCCATATAATGGCATATCATTTTCTGGCCGGCCACTAATTACACCTGACGCTATTAATCCAGTATATGTGAGTTATATAGTTGTGAACCAGAACGAGATGTATTTCACTGCTTTATCTAGTAATGATACAACCACAGTCTCGTCAAGAATGGTAGTAACTCCTAGTGGCAAACTTGAGATCTTCCTGAAAAAATTTGCAAACCAAGACTGGATCAAGAGTATCACCTTACCAGTGGATTATTGTGACAAGTACAGAGTATGTGGCCTATATGGGAGCTGTAATGCTGCCACGACTCCTTATTGTGGATGCTTAAAAGGATTTGAACGAAAAACCTCAGATGATACAAGTGTTTGTCGACAGAGCATAGCCTTAGATTGTGGGCCTGGAGAGGGATTTGAAAAGCTTTCAAGCATGAAATTTGGGGGAAATTAA